TCATTTTCAACCCATTGACTCTTCACCTTGGATGGCATGCCCTGTAAGGTCAACAGGGATTGCAGCCAGTCAACTCCAGTGGTTTCTCGATTAGGGCCGATGCTCATTGCGGGTCTTAGCAGGTGCTTGAAGTGTCCTAGGGAGGGTCTAAAGACGCGACTCGCTAGTAAATCTAGGCTTTTTTCTTCGAATGTCCTGGTTCAAAGGGAAGGGGCTTACGACCATCGTCAGATGATTTGGTCGACGACTTGGAGGCCTCAGCGTCAACAATCTTCTGGAGGTTTTCAGGCAGGGGTTCCCGAGACAGGATAAAAGACTGTAAGGTCTGAAAGACGTTGGCAATCACCATGTACATCAACACCCCAGCTGGCAGGGGAAAGAAAAGGAACATGCCAGAGAAAATGATGGGAGTGAATTTATTGATGGCATTCTGCTGAGGGTTACCACTACCACCACTCTGACCAGATAGGATTTGGTTAACGTAGAGGCTAATCCCAAAGAAGAGGACCATCGACAGAATATCCCAGTGGATATCTCCTTCATCTCCTACAACGCCAACTCGACCCAGAGCTTTAATGAATAGAAACCCTTTGTTGGCAGCTAGGCCAGGTACTTTTGCTTGTACGGTGACATCACCAGGAGCTAGAGCTGTAAGATGACCATCTTCGTCAATAGATACTAGATCTTCACCTTTGGTGACGGTCCATGTGGGTTTCAAAGGCTGATCACCGTATTGTTGGGACAACTCCGTAATGCCAGCACCCTCATCAGATTGCAATCGAATATCAGTGGCCTCTCCGGTGACAAGACGGTCCCCTCCTGGGACGACTGCTGAGATAGGGAAGTGGGAACCGTCGGAGACATAAATTGTCTTAGGTGAGGTTGAGAATGTCTGAGGTTGAATTTGTTCGACCTTTTCCTGAGGAAAAATCTGTAAGTTAACGTCGTAGGTGACATCTGCAAAGGGCGATCCCCTTAAGGTTGCAAATAGGGCGAACAGGATAGGCATTTGCAGCAGAATAGGAAAGCATCCCGCCAGAGGATTGCCAAACTCTTTATAGACTTTCCCCATCTCCTCTTGAAGCTTGGTGGGATTGTCTTTGTAACGCTCCTGGATCTCCTTGACTTGCTTCTGCATGACTGGCTGAGCCACCTTCATGCGTCGCATGTTCCGGATGGAGCCAGCATTGAGGGGATAGAGCGCAAATCGGATTACTAAGGTTAATGCTACAATCGCTAATCCATAGCTGGGGACGATCCCGTAGAAGAAGTCCAGGATCGGCAGCATAATGTTGTTAGACAGGAAACCGATACCAAAATCCATGCGCTCTTTGCCTCAAGATGGGGCGTTGTCTACTCTACTCTATCTGAAGATTCCTATCATTTAGCAGTCTAAGTTGGGATCGTTAGCTACCCAAGGCACCGCTAACGGCTTGGGCTCGGTTGGATAGCTTACTATTGATATAATCATAAATTTCTCTAAATTTGGGGACGGCCCGGAGCTCCAGACGGCTGCCATCTTGAAGGGTGATAACCATATCTCCCCATAGGCCAATACCACGGGGGACGGTCACGATTTTAGTAATCTCGGAGTAGATAATGTCTGTTCGGCTACGCCCCAGCCAACCACCGGTGACGGAAATACGGCGATTGGTGATGCGGTAGCGTAGCCACAAGGCGCGGATAACGGCACCGACGGTGAGCGGCAAACAGATTACCGTAAGGCCCAATAGTACATTGATGATGAGATCACCAATGTGGGGACCTCCCTCATAATAAACATCCTCACGAATGCCCATCGATTACCTCTAATTGCATCAACAGCTGCTCTAATTCTTGCAAAATTTGCCGATAATCGCACTGTTGCACGGTGGGGTGTGCTGTAATTACCACAGTGATGCCTGGGTGTAGCCGAGGTAAGAGCTGCTGGAAAGCCGCTCGGATACGACGTTTCCAAAGATTACGCCCAACAGCCTGCTTACTCACCTTCTGGCTAACGGAGATACCGCATCTTGGTGGCTGCTGTGTCTGGGGCTGGAGATCGAATGGCTGGGCAGACTCTCGAGCGAGAGCAGGGTCGACGGCATCTAAAACTCGTACGGATAAGTGTGGAGATTTGGCCCGCCGACCGTGACGATATACCTGCGCAAACTCCTTGAAGTGCCGCAGCCGATGTTGCTTGGGTAGTGCCACGGTCTGATCTGCGGGATCAACAAAACAGGAGATGTTGCCAAGTGTGATGGGCCACAACCAAGCTAGTACTCTGTGGCAGAAATTATGCCTCTATTGACTAGCGTGGAAAGGCTGCACTTATCAGGATCGCCCTTTCTGCCTTCTGTCTTCCTACTTCTGCCTTGGCGTACTAGCCCCTCAAGGGCAACTAGGCCAATAGCTATTGCATCTCTCTGAGAAGCTCCCAACTCAGCTGATCCCTAGATTTAAACGGCCAAGCGAGCCCGTCCCTTACTGCGGCGAGCCCGAATCACCCGACGCCCAGTCTGAGTACGCATACGGGCGCGAAAGCCAGAGGTCCGCTTGCGCTTGCGGACAGTGCCTCCCAAAGTTCGTTTAGTCATAGCTTGCTCTCCTGCAACCGGAACTAGATTAAAGTCACGATCTCTAATGTTACCATCGAGCGTCAGGAGATGAGATGGATGAGATGAAGGAGTAGTGTTGCCCAGCCGGCCTCTGATGGCAATGGCTGGACATTCGAACTGGGCGTACTAACTGCAACTGGAAAGAGCTGACTAGGAGGAGCCAGAATCTAGCTCCTGCCTACCTTTCGACTTTTAACCACAGACTAACTAACAAATAGGACAGTTACTCGGCGGCCAATTCTAGGGGCCAAGCACCTACTAGCTGTCGCTGGGTATCGCCCTGATAGAGCATGTTCAGCAAAAACATGTGGTAACCATAGCGGTTAGGATTGCGTACTCGGTCAATGACAATGACAAAGCTGGAATCAGGAGCTAAAGGTTGTTCTGGATAGATTTCTAGGGTGAGGCTGTCTTCGTCCCAGACTACTTCACTCACGGGGATATTATCTCCGCCACGCCAGGTACCTTCTCGCAGCTCCACCCGCGAGCGGTCGAAGGACCCATTTTTCTCGAAGAAAGACTCAGGCAACTCGATTTCTAGTTCTAGAGCCTCTCGGGGCAGTTTCTCGGCCCGCACTTGCAGATACAGGCGGGTGCGGGTACTGCGGGGCTTATTATAGTCGATGTTATAGCCTAGGCGTAGCTCTGGATCGAGGCCACCAAAAAGGGTAAAGCCGTCAGTGGTACTCTGGGCGAGTCCAGTGGGGGGAGCCGCTAGCTCTAGCCCCGTTGCGATCGCAAGCCCAGCAGCTGCCATGCCAATTGCCAAATATCGTTGAATCCGTCGTGCGACCATGAAAACTACCTCCTCACAAAGTTCCCTGGGCCTAAGAAGACGGAGATAGCCCTCACAATCCCTAGGCCATCGTCTATTCCGTCAACCTTCTAGGACATCCAGCATCCATATCACCTAGTCATGACTGGAACCAGCTCAAAAAAGTGCCTGGTCTTGCCAATAGGGTTGCCAGATTCCTCTATTGTCCCAGCCAATCATTATAGCATCGAGCCAACTTCCCTGAGATGGGGCTGGCCTGTCAGCAGTCCGACCCGATAGGCATAGGCCTTTCTCCAGTCTATGTTGTCGCCTCTCTGAAAGGGGACTTGCCTGGACCATAGCCCGCCATCGCTGCTCCAGCAGAGTCGTCGCCATAGCCTGCTATCAGGGAGTAGAGCCAAGCAATAGTAGAGCCAAGCAATAGTAGAGCCAAGTAAATAGGAGCAGTCGTCCGTCTCAGTTGGTATGGCAGGGCCCCCTGGGGCGGCATCAGCGCTTGGTATAAATTTACAAAGTCATGAGGTTGTGACCCTAGCCGCCTATTCCTAAAACCTTGTTGAAAAAAACGGCAGATAGCCGACTCGGCGGTTTAGGATGCATGCCAGAGTGGAGTGTTATTCTGCGCCAGCTTTTGTAATGTGTGCTACTTCTGCGAGGTGAGTAGTCAGCAGATAGCCGCACACCCAATCATGGTTTAGCAGCTAGTAACTCAGCAGATAGAATTTCCCACCAACATTATCGGACCTAGACTGAGGCCTCTCGTGTCTAGCCTCTCCAAGGGGCGACGATTCAACCTGTTGGTGATGAGTCTATCCCCTGGGTGTACTCTAACCGCTTAGAGCCCTTGAGGCGTATTCAAACAGTTACGTACCCCAGATTGACCATCTATTTACTTTGGAAGGATATCCATGACCATCGCGATTGATACATCAGACAACCCGGCTCAATCGCCAGAGGGGATCGTACCCATGCGGATCGGTATCCCCAAAGAAGTTGCAGCAGGCGAATGTCGTGTTGCCGCCACCCCAGATACGGTCAAGAAGCTGCGCAAATTAGGCTTCGATGTTTTCGTCGAGCAGGGAGCAGGGGTTGCTGCCACTTTCCCGGATCCGGCCTACGAGGCGGCGGGCTGCCATATCGTCAGTGATGCCAAGTCTCTATGGCAACAAGTCGATATTGTGCTAAAGGTACGACCGCCCCAGTTTCATCCAGAGCTCGATATCCATGAGGCGGACCTGTTACGTCCGGAGCAAACCTTAGCTAGCTTCATCGGGCCCGCTCAAAACACCGCCTTGATGAACCATCTGGCCAGTCGTGAAGCCACTGTTCTGGCCATGGATACTGTGCCTCGCATCTCCCGGGCGCAGAAAATGGATGCCCTCAGCTCCATGGCCAATATCGCCGGCTATCGGGCCATCATTGAGGCCGCCAATCATTTCGGCCGCTGCTTTACGGGACAGATCACAGCTGCAGGAAAGCTGCCACCGGCTAAAGTTCTCGTTATCGGTGCTGGAGTGGCGGGCCTTTCTGCCATTGGCACGGCTCGAGGGCTGGGGGCTATCGTGCGGGCCTTTGATACTCGCCCGGTGGTGAAAGAGCAAGTGGCCAGCATGGGGGCGGAATTTCTGGAGCTGCATCTAGAGGAAGATGGCAGTGGTGAAGGAGGCTACTCCAAAGAGATGAGCCAGGCATTTATAGCGGCAGAGATGGCTTTATTCACTCATCAAGCCAAGGATGTGGACATCATCGTCACCACTGCGTTGATCCCCGGCAAAAAGGCGCCGCTGTTGATTACCCGAGACATGGTGGAAGCGATGAAGCCCGGTTCTGTCATCGTCGATCTGGCGGCTGAGCAGGGGGGAAACTGCGAGCTGACTCATCCGGGCGAGGTGTACACCCATCAGGGCATCACGATTGTAGGCCTGACCGATCTGCCCAGTCGCATGGCCGCTCAGGCTAGTCAACTTTATGGCAATAATCTATATCACCTGCTCAATGATTTAGGCGGATCCCAAGACTTTTCGGTGGACATGAGCGATGAGGTGATTCGTGGCACCACCGTCATCCATGCCGGTGAGATCACCTGGCCCCCACCAAAACCCAGTACTCCGGCACCATCTGCCCCGAAATCAACTCCAGAAAAGCCTCCTGAAGTGGTGGTAGAGTCGCCTAAACGGGGGCAGATGGTCCGGCAAGTGGTCGGCCTAGGCTTAGTTGGAATAGCGTTAGTGGCTGTCGGTCGCTGGGCACCGGAGTCATTTTTGTCTCATCTGACGGTATTTGTGCTGGCCTGCTTTTTAGGTTGGAAGGTGATCTGGGATGTAACACCGTCGCTGCATACTCCCCTGATGAGTGTGACTAATGCTATTAGCGGCATCATCATCATTGGCGGGATGTTACAAATCTCCAATGATTTGACCTCGCCGACGACTATTCTAGGTGCGATCGCAGTACTACTCGGCACCATTAATATTGCCGGTGGCTTTTTGGTGACCCAACGCATGCTGAACATGTTCCGCAAATAGTCGCTCTGCGCTACCCCCAACACTGGTCATCTCCAGTGTGGTGATCTGTCGCGACTGACTCCTAACCGTCCACTATCTTCGAAATCTATGTCTAGTAACTTGCAAACGGTTGCCTACATTGCAGCCAGCGCTCTCTTCATCCTTAGTTTAGGTGGCCTCTCCTACCAGGAAACTGCCAAGCGGGGTAATATCTATGGCATCGTCGGGATGGCCATTGCCTTCCTGGCCACGGCTTTAGCTGCCCAAGGCTATGTAGTCTTAGCCTTGACTCTAATGCTGGGCATCATCATCGGGGTAGTTGCCGCTGCCCGCGTGGCGATGACAGCCATGCCTGAAATGGTGGCTCTACTCAATAGCTTCGTCGGCTTGGCGGCAGTGCTGGTGGGCTTTGCCGAATACCTGCAACCCAGTGGGGGGCTAACAGGAATTGATATTGCCATCCATAAAATCGAAATTTATCTCGGCGTATTCATCGGCATGGTTACCTTCACTGGCTCCATGGTAGCTGTGGGCAAACTGCGGGCCATTCTCCCTAGCAAACCCCTGCTACTGCCCATCCGTCACTTGCTCAACATCGCCATGCTAGCCGGAATCATCGGTTGTGCTGTTCCGTTTATGAGCGGTAGCGGCATCACCGGACTCGTCCCCCTGGCAATCACGACAGCAATTTCTGCCGTTCTGGGCGTTCACATTGTCATGGCCATCGGCGGGGCCGATATGGCGGTGGTCATTTCCATGCTCAATAGCTATTCTGGCTGGGCCTCTGCAGCAGCGGGCTTCATGCTCTCCAATGATCTGTTGATTATCACCGGATCCCTGGTGGGCAGTAGCGGTGCCATCCTCAGCTACATTATGTGCAAGGGCATGAACCGTTCTTTCCTAAACGTGCTACTAGGAGGCTTCGGCGAAGGCGCTAGCACCGCTTCAGGGCAAGCCGTTGGTTCCGCCGACAGTGTTACCGCCACCTCGCCACTGGAAACCGCCGAACTATTAGATGCCGCTGACAGCGTGGTAATTGTGCCGGGTTATGGCATGGCTGTGGCCCAAGCCCAACATGGGATCGCAGAGATTACCAAACTCCTGCGGCAACAGGGTAAACAGGTCCGTTTCGGCATCCATCCCGTAGCTGGTCGCATGCCCGGCCATATGAATGTGTTGCTGGCAGAGGCCAATGTCCCTTACGACATCGTCTTGGAAATGGATGAGATCAGTGATGATTTGCCGGAAACCGATGTGGTGTTGGTGGTTGGTGCTAACGACACCGTCAACCCGATTGCCATGGAAGATCCCAACAGTCCCATCGCCGGGATGCCGGTGATGGAAGTGTGGAAAGCGGCCAATGTGGTGGTTCTGAAGCGCAGCCTCTCGCCTGGATTCGCTGGCATAGATAATCCGCTGTTCTACCGGGATAACACTCGCATGTTGTTTGGCGATGCCAAAAGCAACGTCATCGCTGTGTTAGGGCAGATGCAACAGACATCAACCGCAGTTCCCTCTCCAGAGAATTTAGTAACAGCCTAATGAAAACACCCCATTTAGGGGGTATCTGGAGCGATATGTCGATGGGCCTCGTCGGTGACTACTGGCGAGGCATTGGCTTAGCAAGAAGGGTGCTACAGTGCGCTTCCGAATCGTCGGTTGTTATGATCTATCTATCCATACCAGGCGATCTTGCTAATCACCCATCCCCATTCCCAGGGTAGCTATAGTGGCGTCTGTCAATAGGTGGTGCTGTACCCGAGGCAACTAGCGGATGCCTGGTAGTTGACTATTCAAATTGAGTGCCCTTGGTCAAGCGTCGGAACCCACAACCCGGTGACTCATTGTTTGTCTTGTTATCTATAGGTTTTGCTAGTTAATTCGGGATCTGAGCCAAATTGTATAAACTTATGGATATCGGTTCTCGTTTGATGTTACCCACTTGAGCGTTGATAGATAAGCCTATGACTGCGGTAATTTCAGTAGCTCCCAAAGCAACGTCAGCCGCCCCAACCGTTGCTCCTGAAAAGTCCCGCCAAGTCACCCGCAAGCCTTACCCCAACTACAAGATCATCGTGCTGAATGATGATTTCAATACATTTCAGCATGTGGCTGAGTGCTTGATGAAGTATATCCCTGGCATGAATGGTGACCGGGCCTGGGAATTAACGCACCAGATTCACAATGAGGGGCAGGCCATTGTTTGGATTGGTCCCCTAGAGCAAGCTGAGCTATATCACAGTCAACTCAGTCGAGCCG
This portion of the Halomicronema hongdechloris C2206 genome encodes:
- the yidC gene encoding membrane protein insertase YidC is translated as MDFGIGFLSNNIMLPILDFFYGIVPSYGLAIVALTLVIRFALYPLNAGSIRNMRRMKVAQPVMQKQVKEIQERYKDNPTKLQEEMGKVYKEFGNPLAGCFPILLQMPILFALFATLRGSPFADVTYDVNLQIFPQEKVEQIQPQTFSTSPKTIYVSDGSHFPISAVVPGGDRLVTGEATDIRLQSDEGAGITELSQQYGDQPLKPTWTVTKGEDLVSIDEDGHLTALAPGDVTVQAKVPGLAANKGFLFIKALGRVGVVGDEGDIHWDILSMVLFFGISLYVNQILSGQSGGSGNPQQNAINKFTPIIFSGMFLFFPLPAGVLMYMVIANVFQTLQSFILSREPLPENLQKIVDAEASKSSTKSSDDGRKPLPFEPGHSKKKA
- a CDS encoding PH domain-containing protein — translated: MGIREDVYYEGGPHIGDLIINVLLGLTVICLPLTVGAVIRALWLRYRITNRRISVTGGWLGRSRTDIIYSEITKIVTVPRGIGLWGDMVITLQDGSRLELRAVPKFREIYDYINSKLSNRAQAVSGALGS
- the rnpA gene encoding ribonuclease P protein component; translated protein: MALPKQHRLRHFKEFAQVYRHGRRAKSPHLSVRVLDAVDPALARESAQPFDLQPQTQQPPRCGISVSQKVSKQAVGRNLWKRRIRAAFQQLLPRLHPGITVVITAHPTVQQCDYRQILQELEQLLMQLEVIDGHS
- the rpmH gene encoding 50S ribosomal protein L34, translating into MTKRTLGGTVRKRKRTSGFRARMRTQTGRRVIRARRSKGRARLAV
- a CDS encoding DUF2808 domain-containing protein — encoded protein: MVARRIQRYLAIGMAAAGLAIATGLELAAPPTGLAQSTTDGFTLFGGLDPELRLGYNIDYNKPRSTRTRLYLQVRAEKLPREALELEIELPESFFEKNGSFDRSRVELREGTWRGGDNIPVSEVVWDEDSLTLEIYPEQPLAPDSSFVIVIDRVRNPNRYGYHMFLLNMLYQGDTQRQLVGAWPLELAAE
- the pntA gene encoding Re/Si-specific NAD(P)(+) transhydrogenase subunit alpha gives rise to the protein MTIAIDTSDNPAQSPEGIVPMRIGIPKEVAAGECRVAATPDTVKKLRKLGFDVFVEQGAGVAATFPDPAYEAAGCHIVSDAKSLWQQVDIVLKVRPPQFHPELDIHEADLLRPEQTLASFIGPAQNTALMNHLASREATVLAMDTVPRISRAQKMDALSSMANIAGYRAIIEAANHFGRCFTGQITAAGKLPPAKVLVIGAGVAGLSAIGTARGLGAIVRAFDTRPVVKEQVASMGAEFLELHLEEDGSGEGGYSKEMSQAFIAAEMALFTHQAKDVDIIVTTALIPGKKAPLLITRDMVEAMKPGSVIVDLAAEQGGNCELTHPGEVYTHQGITIVGLTDLPSRMAAQASQLYGNNLYHLLNDLGGSQDFSVDMSDEVIRGTTVIHAGEITWPPPKPSTPAPSAPKSTPEKPPEVVVESPKRGQMVRQVVGLGLVGIALVAVGRWAPESFLSHLTVFVLACFLGWKVIWDVTPSLHTPLMSVTNAISGIIIIGGMLQISNDLTSPTTILGAIAVLLGTINIAGGFLVTQRMLNMFRK
- a CDS encoding NAD(P)(+) transhydrogenase (Re/Si-specific) subunit beta, encoding MSSNLQTVAYIAASALFILSLGGLSYQETAKRGNIYGIVGMAIAFLATALAAQGYVVLALTLMLGIIIGVVAAARVAMTAMPEMVALLNSFVGLAAVLVGFAEYLQPSGGLTGIDIAIHKIEIYLGVFIGMVTFTGSMVAVGKLRAILPSKPLLLPIRHLLNIAMLAGIIGCAVPFMSGSGITGLVPLAITTAISAVLGVHIVMAIGGADMAVVISMLNSYSGWASAAAGFMLSNDLLIITGSLVGSSGAILSYIMCKGMNRSFLNVLLGGFGEGASTASGQAVGSADSVTATSPLETAELLDAADSVVIVPGYGMAVAQAQHGIAEITKLLRQQGKQVRFGIHPVAGRMPGHMNVLLAEANVPYDIVLEMDEISDDLPETDVVLVVGANDTVNPIAMEDPNSPIAGMPVMEVWKAANVVVLKRSLSPGFAGIDNPLFYRDNTRMLFGDAKSNVIAVLGQMQQTSTAVPSPENLVTA
- the clpS gene encoding ATP-dependent Clp protease adapter ClpS; translated protein: MTAVISVAPKATSAAPTVAPEKSRQVTRKPYPNYKIIVLNDDFNTFQHVAECLMKYIPGMNGDRAWELTHQIHNEGQAIVWIGPLEQAELYHSQLSRAGLTMAPLEKA